The proteins below come from a single Canis aureus isolate CA01 chromosome 14, VMU_Caureus_v.1.0, whole genome shotgun sequence genomic window:
- the LOC144283786 gene encoding alveolar macrophage chemotactic factor-like isoform X2: MSLPPARAPRAPRVPRLPGWLCALLLLLLLTPPGPLGSAGPVASIVRELRCVCLSTTPGIHPRMIAKVQVVAAGPQCPRVEVIATLKNKREVCLDPETPALKKAIQKILDSARKTD, encoded by the exons ATGAgcctcccgcccgcccgcgccccccgcgccccccgcgtcCCCCGCCTGCCGGGCTGGCTCTGCgcgctgctcctgctgctgctgctgacgCCGCCGGGGCCCCTGGGCAGCG CGGGTCCCGTGGCTTCCATCGTGAGGGAGCTGCGCTGCGTGTGCCTGAGCACCACCCCGGGCATCCATCCCAGGATGATCGCTAAAGTGCAGGTGGTCGCCGCCGGCCCCCAGTGCCCGCGGGTGGAAGTCAT AGCCACCCTGAAGAACAAGAGGGAGGTGTGCCTGGACCCAGAAACGCCTGCGCTGAAGAAGGCCATCCAGAAGATTCTGGACAG TGCGAGAAAAACGGATTAA